In Sphingomonas sp. R1, a single genomic region encodes these proteins:
- a CDS encoding UDP-N-acetylmuramoyl-L-alanyl-D-glutamate--2,6-diaminopimelate ligase, with protein sequence MRLGQLIGSGDDAIVTGFAIDHRKVAPGTIFGAFEGAKVNGEDYIPAAVQAGAIAVVARPEAKVEGAVHIADTNPRQRFAGLAAQFFAPFPGTTAAVTGTNGKTSIVEMTRQLWRMAGFHAASIGTLGVTTADERVSTGLTTPDIVTFLSNVAGLAREGVTHVAFEASSHGLSQYRTEGLPVRAAAFTNLSRDHLDYHGDMATYFTAKMRLFAEVLAEDGTAVVWADDPHSPQVEDLARMRGNRLITVGEHGKTLRLVARTPSLLGQTLEIEAEDNVHIVKLPLIGAYQAANALTAAGLVIATGGNVAATLANCARLQPVRGRLERAVIAANGAPVYVDYAHTSDALEAAIAALKPHTEGRLILVFGAGGDRDPGKRELMGQVAAAGADVAIVTDDNPRTEEPAEIRRAILKGAPEATEIGDRRAAIAAAIAMAAPHDIVLVAGKGHEQGQIVGEMVLPFDDVTVARECAA encoded by the coding sequence ATGAGACTGGGCCAACTGATCGGCAGCGGGGACGACGCCATCGTCACCGGCTTCGCGATCGACCATCGCAAGGTGGCGCCGGGCACGATCTTCGGCGCGTTCGAAGGCGCGAAGGTCAACGGCGAGGACTATATCCCCGCGGCCGTGCAGGCGGGGGCGATCGCGGTGGTCGCGCGGCCCGAGGCCAAGGTCGAGGGCGCGGTGCACATCGCCGATACCAATCCGCGCCAGCGCTTCGCGGGCCTCGCGGCGCAGTTCTTCGCGCCGTTCCCGGGAACGACGGCAGCGGTGACCGGGACCAACGGCAAGACGTCCATCGTGGAGATGACCCGCCAGCTGTGGCGGATGGCGGGCTTCCACGCCGCTTCCATCGGCACGCTGGGGGTGACCACCGCCGACGAGCGCGTCTCGACCGGCCTGACCACGCCGGACATCGTCACCTTCCTGTCGAACGTCGCGGGCCTCGCGCGCGAGGGCGTGACGCATGTCGCCTTCGAGGCATCCTCGCACGGGCTGTCGCAATACCGTACCGAGGGGCTGCCGGTACGCGCGGCGGCGTTCACCAATCTCAGCCGCGACCATCTCGACTATCACGGCGACATGGCGACCTATTTCACCGCCAAGATGCGCCTTTTCGCCGAGGTGCTGGCTGAGGACGGCACGGCGGTGGTGTGGGCCGATGATCCGCACAGCCCGCAGGTCGAGGACCTTGCCCGGATGCGCGGCAACCGGCTGATCACGGTGGGCGAACACGGCAAGACGCTGCGGCTGGTGGCGCGGACGCCCTCGCTGCTCGGCCAGACGCTGGAGATCGAGGCGGAGGACAATGTCCACATCGTCAAGCTGCCGCTGATCGGCGCCTACCAGGCCGCGAACGCGCTGACCGCCGCCGGGCTGGTGATCGCCACTGGCGGGAACGTGGCTGCGACTCTGGCGAACTGCGCGCGACTGCAGCCGGTGCGCGGGCGGCTGGAGCGCGCGGTGATCGCCGCCAATGGCGCGCCGGTCTATGTCGATTATGCCCATACCTCCGATGCGCTGGAGGCGGCGATCGCCGCGCTCAAGCCGCACACCGAGGGTCGGTTGATCCTGGTGTTCGGCGCCGGTGGCGACCGCGATCCGGGCAAGCGCGAACTGATGGGGCAGGTGGCGGCTGCGGGCGCCGATGTGGCGATCGTCACCGACGACAATCCGCGCACCGAGGAACCGGCCGAGATCCGCCGCGCGATTCTGAAGGGCGCGCCGGAGGCGACCGAGATCGGCGACCGCCGCGCGGCGATCGCGGCGGCGATCGCGATGGCCGCGCCGCACGATATCGTGCTGGTCGCCGGCAAGGGGCATGAGCAGGGCCAGATCGTCGGCGAGATGGTGCTGCCGTTCGATGACGTAACCGTCGCAAGGGAGTGCGCGGCGTGA
- a CDS encoding cysteine synthase A codes for MHVSQNTLALIGNTPLVRLRGPSEATGCDIFAKCEFANPGASVKDRAALYIVNDAEERGLLSPGGTIVEGTAGNTGIGLALVANAKGYRTIIVMPETQSREKMDTLRALGAELVLVPAAPYSNPGHFVHTSRRIAEETPNAIWANQFDNIANRKAHIYGTAEEIWTQMEGRIDGFTCAAGTGGTIAGVGLGLKAKDENVTIALSDPHGAALYEYFACGELRAEGSSVAEGIGQGRITGNLEGAPIDTQFRISDEEGLEWVRRLLAEEGLCLGLSSGINVAGAVRLARALGPGKRVATILCDTGFRYLSTLYDPAWLAAKGLPVPAELASR; via the coding sequence ATGCACGTTTCCCAGAACACGCTCGCGTTGATCGGCAATACTCCGCTCGTCCGGCTGCGGGGCCCCAGCGAGGCGACCGGCTGCGACATCTTCGCCAAGTGCGAATTCGCCAATCCCGGTGCTTCGGTGAAGGACCGCGCCGCGCTCTACATCGTCAACGATGCCGAGGAGCGCGGGCTGCTGTCGCCCGGCGGAACGATCGTCGAGGGTACGGCGGGGAACACCGGCATCGGCCTGGCGCTGGTCGCCAATGCCAAGGGCTATCGCACGATCATCGTGATGCCCGAGACGCAGTCGCGCGAGAAGATGGACACGCTGCGCGCGCTCGGTGCCGAACTGGTGCTGGTGCCGGCGGCGCCCTATTCGAACCCCGGCCACTTCGTGCACACCAGCCGCCGGATCGCCGAGGAGACGCCCAATGCGATCTGGGCGAACCAGTTCGACAATATCGCGAACCGCAAGGCCCACATCTACGGCACGGCGGAAGAGATTTGGACGCAGATGGAGGGCCGCATCGACGGCTTCACCTGCGCAGCGGGTACCGGCGGCACCATCGCCGGCGTCGGCCTGGGGCTGAAGGCGAAGGACGAGAATGTCACCATCGCGCTCAGCGACCCGCATGGCGCCGCGCTTTACGAATATTTTGCCTGTGGCGAACTGCGTGCCGAAGGCTCGTCGGTGGCCGAGGGCATCGGCCAGGGGCGGATTACCGGCAACCTCGAGGGCGCGCCGATCGACACGCAGTTCCGCATCTCCGACGAGGAGGGGCTGGAATGGGTGCGCCGACTGCTGGCGGAGGAGGGGCTGTGCCTTGGCCTGTCCTCGGGCATCAACGTCGCCGGCGCGGTGCGGCTCGCCCGCGCCCTGGGTCCGGGCAAGCGGGTCGCCACGATCCTGTGCGATACCGGCTTCCGCTACCTGTCGACGCTGTACGATCCGGCATGGCTGGCGGCCAAGGGGCTGCCCGTTCCGGCAGAATTGGCGTCGCGCTGA
- a CDS encoding DUF962 domain-containing protein: MARTITRYRDFWPHYLREHARPATRRLHYVGTALTFAALAAGALLNSWWFIAIPLAGYGFAWGAHFGVERNRPATFTYPLWSLLSDYRMFFLWIAGRLGPHLKQAGVAQ; encoded by the coding sequence ATGGCCCGCACGATCACCCGCTACCGGGATTTCTGGCCCCATTATCTGCGCGAACATGCCCGGCCGGCGACGCGCAGGCTCCATTATGTCGGCACCGCGCTCACCTTCGCCGCGCTCGCCGCAGGCGCGCTGCTGAACAGCTGGTGGTTCATCGCCATTCCCCTGGCCGGCTACGGCTTTGCCTGGGGCGCGCATTTCGGCGTGGAGCGCAACCGGCCGGCGACCTTCACCTATCCGCTCTGGTCGCTCCTGTCGGATTACCGCATGTTCTTCCTGTGGATCGCCGGCCGGCTCGGTCCGCATCTGAAGCAGGCCGGCGTCGCGCAATAG
- a CDS encoding UDP-N-acetylmuramoyl-tripeptide--D-alanyl-D-alanine ligase, with amino-acid sequence MTSKLWTSDDIAAATQGTASADFTVSGVAFDSREVGPGDLFLALKGESTDGHRFLDQAFGQGAAGAVVSDATAHPSVQVADTTAALNALGAASRARSAARIIGVTGSVGKTGTKEALFAALDRIDPGTAHRSVKSYNNHTGVPLSLARMPREARYGVFEMGMNHAGELAQLTRLVRPHVAIVTAIAPAHLGFFDSVEKIADAKGEIFQGLEPGGTAIVPFDSPYRDRLLDAARPYAAKIVTFGLGEGADYRAVETMRARSGGTFVMARFGDRELSFTISQPGDHWVSNAMAILAAVDAVGGDLEVAGLALAELGGLAGRGARMTVPVGDGTALVIDESYNANPSSMRATLKVLAAEDGRRIAVLGEMRELGTHAHALHAELADPIAEAGVSRAILVGEAMAPLAAALEGRLDFVHVADAAAAKAELESTLAPGDAVLIKGSNGVRLATIVAALAERQTCSI; translated from the coding sequence GTGACTTCCAAGCTTTGGACCTCGGACGACATCGCCGCCGCCACGCAGGGCACCGCCTCCGCCGACTTCACGGTCTCCGGTGTCGCCTTCGATTCCCGCGAGGTCGGCCCCGGCGACCTGTTTCTCGCCCTCAAGGGCGAGAGCACCGACGGGCATCGCTTCCTCGACCAGGCCTTTGGGCAAGGGGCGGCCGGTGCGGTGGTTTCCGATGCGACCGCGCATCCCAGCGTCCAGGTGGCGGACACCACTGCCGCGCTGAATGCGCTTGGCGCCGCGTCGCGCGCGCGTTCGGCCGCGAGGATCATCGGCGTCACGGGCTCGGTGGGCAAGACCGGCACCAAGGAGGCGCTGTTCGCTGCGCTCGACCGCATCGATCCCGGCACCGCGCACCGATCGGTAAAGAGCTACAACAACCATACCGGCGTGCCGCTGAGCCTCGCGCGCATGCCCCGCGAGGCGCGCTACGGCGTGTTCGAGATGGGCATGAACCATGCCGGCGAACTCGCCCAGCTGACCCGGCTGGTGCGGCCGCATGTCGCCATCGTCACCGCCATCGCGCCTGCGCATCTCGGCTTCTTCGACAGCGTCGAGAAGATCGCGGATGCCAAGGGCGAGATCTTCCAGGGGCTGGAGCCCGGCGGTACCGCGATCGTGCCGTTCGACAGCCCCTATCGCGACAGGCTGCTCGATGCCGCGCGGCCCTATGCCGCGAAGATCGTCACCTTCGGCCTTGGGGAAGGGGCCGATTACCGGGCGGTCGAGACGATGCGTGCCCGGAGTGGCGGCACCTTTGTGATGGCGCGGTTCGGCGACCGCGAACTCAGCTTCACCATTTCCCAGCCGGGCGACCACTGGGTCTCCAACGCGATGGCGATCCTCGCCGCAGTCGATGCGGTGGGCGGCGACCTCGAAGTCGCCGGCCTCGCGCTGGCCGAACTCGGCGGCCTTGCCGGGCGCGGCGCGCGGATGACCGTGCCGGTGGGCGACGGCACCGCGCTGGTGATCGACGAGAGCTACAACGCCAATCCCAGCTCGATGCGCGCGACGCTCAAGGTGCTCGCCGCCGAAGACGGCCGCAGGATCGCGGTGCTCGGCGAGATGCGCGAGCTGGGCACGCATGCGCATGCCCTCCACGCCGAACTCGCCGATCCGATCGCGGAGGCCGGGGTGAGCCGTGCCATTTTGGTGGGCGAAGCGATGGCGCCGTTGGCGGCTGCGCTTGAGGGGCGGCTGGATTTCGTCCATGTGGCCGATGCCGCAGCTGCGAAGGCCGAGCTCGAATCGACGCTCGCGCCGGGCGACGCGGTTCTCATCAAAGGGTCGAACGGCGTGCGGCTGGCGACGATCGTCGCGGCGCTGGCGGAAAGGCAAACATGCTCTATCTGA
- a CDS encoding flagellin, with product MAFSVNTNVGAMAALQSLSSTQKDLSTTQSRINTGLAVSSTKDDSATYTIAQGLRSDLGGLKSVSSSLSRAKSVTDVAVAGAEQISDIVNQMKAKAYQAADAGQTADSRTQLNNDFTALRDQITTIVNSANFNGTNLLKTGGGTVTALQSLQDSNTASTAWNPDSLSVSNQGLDLGGSTITISSSATISTQASAQSMIDTITTTQSNLTGVLGRLGAASRKIDAQQSFTSKLSDTIESGIGNLVDADLAKESAKLQALQVKQQLGVQALSIANQAPQTITSLFR from the coding sequence ATGGCTTTCTCCGTGAACACCAATGTCGGCGCGATGGCGGCTCTGCAGAGCCTGAGCTCGACGCAGAAGGATCTGTCGACCACCCAGAGCCGCATCAACACCGGCCTGGCGGTTTCGTCGACCAAGGATGACTCGGCGACCTACACGATCGCCCAGGGCCTGCGCAGCGATCTGGGCGGCCTGAAGTCGGTGTCGTCGTCGCTCAGCCGCGCCAAGAGCGTGACCGACGTCGCCGTCGCCGGTGCCGAGCAGATCTCCGACATCGTCAACCAGATGAAGGCCAAGGCCTATCAGGCTGCGGACGCCGGCCAGACCGCCGACAGCCGCACGCAGCTGAACAACGACTTCACCGCGCTGCGTGACCAGATCACCACGATCGTCAACTCGGCGAACTTCAACGGCACCAACCTGCTCAAGACCGGTGGTGGCACCGTGACGGCGCTGCAGTCGCTGCAGGACTCGAACACCGCGTCCACCGCCTGGAACCCGGACTCGCTCTCGGTTTCGAACCAGGGCCTGGATCTCGGTGGCTCGACCATCACGATCTCGTCCTCCGCGACGATCAGCACCCAGGCTTCGGCGCAGTCGATGATCGACACGATCACCACCACGCAGAGCAACCTGACCGGCGTTCTCGGCCGCCTCGGCGCCGCGTCGCGCAAGATCGACGCGCAGCAGTCCTTCACCAGCAAGCTGTCCGACACGATCGAGAGCGGCATCGGCAACCTCGTCGACGCCGATCTGGCGAAGGAATCGGCGAAGCTGCAGGCGCTGCAGGTCAAGCAGCAGCTCGGCGTGCAGGCGCTGTCGATCGCCAACCAGGCGCCGCAGACCATCACCTCGCTGTTCCGTTAA
- a CDS encoding division/cell wall cluster transcriptional repressor MraZ, translated as MADRELFEGFALQAVDQKGRVAIPADLRAAAERNAEVRQIVIGVHAEDLCLSAHDTGWSRTKYDRIDKLDQQALDRGEQPSVRPKRRAFGLVEKAPYDDSGRFVLPPFFRSKAKIQKWAFFLGSGDTFEIWSPEELLASETVDPEIKEICLFLMQQKGAM; from the coding sequence GTGGCAGACAGGGAGCTCTTCGAAGGATTTGCGCTCCAGGCGGTCGACCAGAAGGGTCGCGTCGCCATCCCCGCCGACCTGCGCGCTGCCGCCGAGCGCAATGCCGAGGTCCGCCAGATCGTGATCGGCGTGCATGCGGAGGATTTGTGCCTCTCCGCCCACGACACCGGCTGGTCGCGCACCAAATATGACCGCATCGACAAGCTCGATCAGCAGGCGCTCGATCGTGGCGAGCAGCCTAGCGTCCGCCCCAAGCGCCGCGCCTTCGGCTTGGTCGAGAAAGCACCGTACGACGATAGCGGGCGGTTCGTGCTGCCGCCCTTCTTCCGCAGCAAGGCCAAGATCCAGAAATGGGCCTTCTTCCTCGGCAGCGGCGACACGTTCGAGATCTGGTCGCCCGAGGAGCTGCTGGCGAGCGAGACCGTCGATCCCGAAATCAAGGAAATCTGCTTGTTCCTGATGCAGCAGAAGGGGGCGATGTGA
- a CDS encoding DNA-deoxyinosine glycosylase has product MSERKHSFPPVVASDTRLLILGSLPGERSLAAARYYAHPQNQFWQLLSPAAGRDLAGLEYEERLAALRAARIGLWDVVASATRPGSTDAALRDIAPHDIAALAATLPDLRAIAFNGATAHRHGLRQLGTVASRYAIIALPSSSPLHTVGLAAKLPAWRELAPFLRDND; this is encoded by the coding sequence ATGTCCGAACGCAAGCACAGCTTCCCGCCCGTCGTCGCCTCCGATACCCGGTTGCTGATACTGGGTTCGCTGCCCGGGGAGCGCTCGCTGGCCGCCGCACGCTATTACGCTCACCCGCAGAACCAGTTCTGGCAGTTGCTCTCCCCTGCCGCCGGCCGCGATCTCGCGGGGCTGGAGTATGAAGAGCGGCTGGCGGCGCTGCGTGCGGCGCGGATCGGCCTGTGGGACGTGGTGGCCAGCGCGACGCGCCCCGGCAGCACCGATGCGGCGCTGCGCGACATTGCGCCGCACGACATCGCCGCGCTTGCCGCCACCCTGCCCGATCTGCGCGCGATCGCGTTCAACGGCGCCACCGCACATCGCCACGGTCTGCGCCAGCTCGGCACCGTCGCCAGCCGCTATGCGATCATCGCGCTGCCGTCCTCTAGCCCGCTGCATACCGTCGGCTTGGCGGCCAAGCTTCCCGCCTGGCGCGAACTTGCCCCCTTCTTGCGCGATAATGATTAG
- the rsmH gene encoding 16S rRNA (cytosine(1402)-N(4))-methyltransferase RsmH: MTDAPHIPVLLDEVLDALAIQSGEIHVDGTFGAGGYTRAMLDAGGTVVAFDRDPTAIANGARLVAEREGKLTLVHAPFSRLAEELDARGLAPMDGVVLDIGVSSMQLDQAERGFSFQQDGPLDMRMAGEGMSAADWLNSADEGEIADVLFHYGEEPRARRVAKFIVEARPLTRTSELAAVVRRALGHRPHDKKDPATRTFQAVRIHINRELDELTDVLAAAERVLKPGGRLVVVTFHSLEDRLVKRFFRERSGSTPAGSRHRPAVGPRAEPSFETPAKAVRPGEAELVRNPRARSATLRAARRTDAAPWAGDGVA, encoded by the coding sequence GTGACCGACGCTCCCCATATCCCGGTGCTGCTCGATGAGGTGCTGGACGCGCTTGCGATCCAGTCGGGCGAGATCCATGTCGACGGCACGTTCGGCGCCGGCGGCTATACGAGAGCCATGCTCGACGCTGGCGGGACCGTCGTCGCGTTCGACCGCGATCCGACCGCGATCGCCAATGGCGCGCGGCTGGTCGCGGAGCGCGAGGGCAAGCTCACCCTCGTCCACGCGCCGTTCAGCCGACTGGCCGAAGAGCTCGACGCACGCGGCCTCGCGCCGATGGACGGGGTGGTACTCGATATCGGCGTTTCCTCGATGCAACTCGACCAGGCCGAGCGCGGCTTCTCGTTCCAGCAGGACGGGCCGCTCGACATGCGCATGGCAGGCGAGGGGATGAGTGCGGCAGACTGGCTCAACAGCGCCGACGAGGGCGAGATCGCCGACGTGCTGTTCCACTATGGCGAGGAGCCGCGCGCGCGCCGCGTGGCCAAGTTCATCGTCGAGGCGCGGCCGCTGACCCGCACCTCGGAGCTGGCGGCGGTGGTGCGCCGTGCGCTCGGCCATCGCCCGCACGACAAGAAGGATCCCGCGACGCGGACCTTCCAGGCGGTGCGCATCCACATCAACCGCGAGCTGGACGAGCTGACCGACGTGCTGGCGGCTGCCGAGCGGGTGCTGAAGCCCGGCGGCCGGCTGGTGGTGGTGACCTTCCACAGCCTCGAGGACCGGCTGGTCAAGCGCTTCTTCCGCGAACGCAGTGGCAGCACGCCGGCGGGTTCGCGGCATCGCCCGGCGGTGGGGCCGCGGGCGGAACCGAGTTTTGAGACGCCCGCCAAGGCCGTGCGCCCTGGCGAGGCGGAGTTGGTGCGTAACCCGCGCGCCCGTTCGGCAACGTTGCGCGCGGCGCGGCGGACCGACGCGGCGCCGTGGGCTGGGGATGGAGTGGCGTGA
- the mraY gene encoding phospho-N-acetylmuramoyl-pentapeptide-transferase, with protein MLYLIAEQLGFPGVLNLFRYLSFRTGGAVATALLIGLLVGPKFIGWLRLRQGKGQPIRTDGPQSHLAKRGTPTMGGLMILTSLTLSLLIWMDLRNAYVWACMFVTLGFGMIGFLDDYDKVRKQKTAGVSGRVRLLGEFLIAGIASAIIIFAEGNTQLYVPFFSWVHPNLGYFYIAFAAFTIVAFGNAVNLTDGLDGLATMPVVIAGMAFMLIAYLAGNKIYATYLGIPHVPGAGDLAIFCGAMIGAGLAFLWFNAPPAAVFMGDTGSLALGGAIGTIAVTTHHELVLGIIGGLFVMEALSVIIQVFFFKRTGKRVFRMAPIHHHFEQLGWSEPTVVIRFWIIAFVLALAGLATLKLR; from the coding sequence ATGCTCTATCTGATCGCGGAGCAGCTGGGCTTCCCCGGCGTCCTCAATCTGTTCCGGTATCTCTCGTTCCGCACCGGCGGGGCGGTGGCGACCGCGCTGCTGATCGGGCTGCTGGTGGGGCCCAAGTTCATCGGCTGGCTGCGGCTGCGCCAGGGCAAGGGGCAGCCGATCCGCACCGACGGTCCGCAGAGCCACCTCGCCAAGCGCGGCACGCCGACGATGGGCGGGCTGATGATCCTGACCAGCCTGACCTTGTCGCTGCTGATCTGGATGGACCTGCGCAACGCCTATGTGTGGGCGTGCATGTTCGTGACGCTCGGCTTCGGCATGATCGGTTTCCTTGACGATTACGACAAGGTGCGGAAGCAGAAGACCGCCGGCGTTTCCGGCAGGGTGCGGCTGCTCGGCGAGTTCCTGATCGCCGGCATCGCCAGCGCGATCATCATTTTTGCCGAGGGCAATACCCAGCTCTACGTGCCCTTCTTCAGCTGGGTGCATCCCAATCTCGGCTATTTCTACATCGCCTTTGCGGCGTTCACGATCGTGGCGTTCGGCAATGCGGTGAACCTCACCGACGGGCTCGACGGGCTGGCGACGATGCCGGTGGTGATCGCGGGCATGGCGTTCATGCTGATCGCGTACCTCGCCGGCAACAAGATCTACGCGACGTATCTCGGCATCCCGCACGTGCCGGGCGCGGGCGACCTCGCCATCTTCTGCGGCGCGATGATCGGGGCGGGGCTGGCCTTCCTGTGGTTCAATGCGCCGCCGGCAGCGGTGTTCATGGGCGATACCGGCAGCCTGGCGCTGGGCGGGGCGATCGGCACGATTGCCGTCACCACCCACCATGAGCTGGTGCTCGGCATCATCGGCGGCCTGTTCGTGATGGAGGCGCTGAGCGTCATCATCCAGGTGTTCTTCTTCAAGCGCACCGGCAAGCGCGTGTTCCGCATGGCGCCGATCCACCATCATTTCGAACAGCTCGGCTGGTCGGAGCCGACGGTGGTGATCCGCTTCTGGATCATCGCCTTCGTGCTGGCGCTGGCCGGCCTCGCGACGCTCAAGCTGCGGTGA
- a CDS encoding peptidoglycan D,D-transpeptidase FtsI family protein, giving the protein MIVVVAPPARARGSGGGREALVAVAQLRLMVLTILFGAGVLAILGKLAFLALSAGPATPRDLSNALVPARGDIVDRNGTPLARSIDAWTIAIHPNQVIGDKAALAQKLAELIPERSQAQYYALLHSGSGFAFLKRRALPELVNQMNALGEPAIEFQRETDRLYPQSDMAAHVLGYLDDKGRGVTGMEKVLEPRLTDPAQRGKPVTLSLDARVQAALESELGRAMADLQARGAAGVVLDVNTGEVVAMTSLPSFNPNQLGGPPPRNNVTQSVYELGSTFKPIAVAAAIDSGTITSMSRRFDATVPMKVGRFTIHDDPGDEQFRWLNIPETLIYSSNIATARIADELGAEKMQDIFRRLGFDQRPSIEIGAVRPLWPANWGRITVMTTAYGHGIAVTPLHLAAAYAALVNGGIWHPATLMKVDAEHPVQGRRIFQEATSYRMRQLLRLIVLKGTGRKGEAPGYRVAGKTGTAEAASEGGYDHHRNVSTFAAAFPADAPRYVVVAMLDSPKANATTPRTTAAWTVAPVVSRVIARTGALLGIAPDNAKDIDESGLLPLVDRSPEPGAGTE; this is encoded by the coding sequence ATGATCGTCGTCGTCGCCCCCCCGGCGCGGGCGCGCGGTTCGGGCGGCGGGCGCGAGGCGCTCGTCGCCGTCGCGCAGTTGCGGCTGATGGTGCTTACCATCCTGTTCGGCGCGGGCGTGCTGGCCATTTTGGGCAAGCTCGCCTTTCTGGCGCTGTCGGCCGGCCCGGCAACGCCGCGGGACCTGTCCAACGCACTGGTGCCGGCGCGCGGCGACATCGTCGACCGCAACGGCACGCCGCTCGCGCGCAGCATCGATGCCTGGACGATCGCGATCCACCCCAATCAGGTGATCGGCGACAAGGCTGCGCTGGCGCAGAAGCTGGCCGAGCTGATCCCCGAGCGCAGCCAGGCCCAATATTATGCGCTGCTGCACAGCGGCAGCGGCTTCGCCTTCCTCAAGCGCCGGGCGCTCCCCGAACTCGTCAACCAGATGAACGCGCTGGGCGAGCCGGCGATCGAGTTCCAGCGCGAGACCGACCGCCTCTATCCCCAGTCGGACATGGCCGCGCACGTGCTCGGCTATCTGGACGACAAGGGCCGCGGCGTCACCGGCATGGAAAAGGTGCTGGAGCCGCGGCTGACCGATCCGGCGCAGCGGGGCAAGCCCGTCACCCTGTCGCTCGACGCACGGGTGCAGGCAGCGCTGGAGAGCGAGCTGGGCCGCGCGATGGCGGATCTGCAGGCGCGGGGCGCCGCAGGCGTCGTGCTGGACGTGAATACCGGCGAGGTCGTCGCGATGACGTCGCTGCCCAGCTTCAACCCCAACCAGCTTGGCGGCCCGCCGCCGCGCAACAACGTGACCCAGAGCGTCTATGAGCTGGGTTCCACCTTCAAGCCGATCGCGGTTGCCGCGGCGATCGATTCCGGCACCATCACCTCGATGTCGCGGCGGTTCGATGCCACCGTGCCGATGAAGGTCGGCCGCTTCACCATTCATGACGATCCGGGCGACGAGCAGTTTCGCTGGCTGAACATCCCGGAGACGCTGATCTACTCGTCCAACATCGCCACCGCGCGCATCGCCGACGAACTGGGCGCGGAGAAGATGCAGGACATCTTCCGCAGGCTCGGGTTCGACCAGCGGCCGAGCATCGAAATCGGCGCGGTGCGTCCGCTCTGGCCGGCCAACTGGGGGCGGATCACGGTGATGACCACCGCCTATGGCCATGGCATCGCGGTGACGCCGCTGCACCTTGCCGCCGCCTATGCGGCGCTGGTCAATGGCGGGATCTGGCATCCGGCGACGCTGATGAAGGTGGATGCCGAACATCCGGTGCAGGGCCGGCGGATCTTCCAGGAAGCGACCAGCTACCGGATGCGTCAGTTACTCCGCCTGATCGTGCTCAAGGGCACCGGCCGCAAGGGCGAGGCGCCGGGCTACCGGGTCGCGGGCAAGACCGGCACCGCGGAGGCCGCGAGCGAGGGCGGCTATGACCATCATCGCAACGTCTCCACCTTCGCGGCGGCTTTTCCCGCCGACGCGCCGCGCTATGTGGTGGTGGCCATGCTCGACTCGCCCAAGGCCAATGCCACGACGCCGCGCACCACCGCGGCCTGGACCGTCGCGCCGGTCGTCTCGCGCGTGATCGCGCGGACCGGCGCCCTTCTGGGCATCGCGCCCGACAACGCCAAGGACATCGACGAAAGCGGACTGCTGCCGCTGGTCGATCGTTCGCCGGAGCCGGGAGCGGGAACCGAATGA